In Arachis stenosperma cultivar V10309 chromosome 1, arast.V10309.gnm1.PFL2, whole genome shotgun sequence, one DNA window encodes the following:
- the LOC130934453 gene encoding coproporphyrinogen-III oxidase 2, chloroplastic-like has product MAHSSSSSFSVRARFEKIIREAQDPICIALKATDGGANFKEDVWSRPGGGGGISRVLQDGAIWEKAGVNVSVVYGIMPPEAYHAAKAAASPYQKSGPISFFAAGIISIDLKCYMGLPEFDSYS; this is encoded by the exons ATGGCccattcttcttcctcctccttttcTGTAAGGGCCCGCTTTGAAAAGATTATTAGAGAAGCTCAGGACCCCATCTGCATCGCCCTTAAGGCCACCGATGGTGGGGCCAACTTCAAGGAGGACGTTTGGTCCAGGCCCGGCGGCGGTGGCGGCATCAGCAGGGTTCTCCAGGATGGGGCCATTTGGGAGAAGGCTGGAGTTAATGTCTCCGTTGTTTATGGCATCATGCCGCCAGAAGCTTACCACGCTGCAAAAGCTGCCGCTTCTCCTTACCAGAAGTCTGGTCCTATCTCGTTCTTCGCCGCTGGAATCATCTCC aTAGATTTGAAGTGTTATATGGGTTTACCTGAATTTGATTCCTATAGCTAG
- the LOC130943472 gene encoding mitotic spindle checkpoint protein MAD1, translating into MILRTPPPSKRPRADADSDSDANRQLVIYEDPPPPAPLPESAAQDPDNTHLLCTYQCRQMVKAEFIEALSTAENQVRDYQSKLEALDTNFRKVESERKKFLDQLSYTQQELAASKGREHALQEQLLKEVTESQERLRKQIQLNSDLEVKLQNEMNIRAKAESHAASTEEKAKSLEGKLSHLSESTEREKQRLNDELTQLKRDSKFSVSTITANLEKVECRANNAEKEAELLKEQLEHLKDRLNECLHEKIEVEKKLATLASREISSTESSVLVKELQQELQNYETEVREARKLRLSYENVELLKEKLLEEKSRRERVESELSKLQDVQLNIEKLEDQISSWRLMIKDIPGVSCFEDIPIKFSALQKEIIDGKQKEGEQTSRVKQLQVALDATEIGKQSAESEAALAKEKAEALKSEIKQIELMLAVVTEERNKLRNMSNLKNDEAADGSKSISTLQALQDLESSLTKKDDCIKELESVLHEQRAVNNRQHEEIKLLNEKLHNELKRIKSLERESDRLRSEISLLEAKLGHGDFSAANTKVLRMVNTLTVDNEAKQTIEALQTELQKTKEKLKAVEELKGQSGDTGKLVDSYISDKIVQLKEQIATLEKREERYKTVFADRISVFRRACCELFGYKIVMDEHQRPNGIPVTRFTLQSIYAQSDDEKLEFDYESGNTNILVNQYTAQPEISRQVEIFIRKMNSIPAFTANLTVESFNRRTLS; encoded by the exons atgaTATTGAGGACTCCTCCCCCATCCAAGAGGCCACGCGCCGATGCCGACTCCGACTCCGACGCCAATCGTCAGCTCGTTATCTACGAGGATCCTCCTCCGCCGGCGCCTTTGCCTGAGTCGGCGGCGCAGGATCCCGATAACACCCACTTGCTCTGCACCTATCAGTGTCGCCAAATG GTTAAAGCCGAGTTCATAGAGGCCTTAAGCACAGCTGAAAACCAAGTTCGTGATTATCAATCTAAATTGGAGGCATTGGATACTAATTTCCGTAAAGTTG AGTCTGAGAGGAAGAAATTTCTTGACCAGTTATCATACACCCAACAGGAACTTGCTGCTTCTAAAGGCCGCGAGCACGCACTCCAAGAACAGCTTCTGAAGGAGGTTACTGAATCTCAAGAACGATTGAGAAAACAAATACAGTTAAACAGTGATCTTGAG GTTAAGCTCCAAAATGAGATGAACATTCGTGCGAAGGCCGAGTCACATGCTGCTTcaacagaagaaaaagcaaaatCTTTAGAAGGAAAGCTCAGCCATCTTTCGGAGAGTACAGAGAGAGAAAAACAGCGACTTAACGATGAACTTACACAACTGAAAAGGGACTCGAAGTTTTCTGTTTCTACAATAACTGCAAAT CTGGAAAAAGTGGAATGTAGAGCTAATAATGCAGAGAAAGAAGCAGAGCTTCTGAAAGAGCAATTGGAACATCTGAAGGACCGACTCAATGAG TGTTTGCATGAGAAGATTGAAGTTGAGAAAAAACTAGCAACTTTGGCCTCCCGCGAAATTTCTTCCACGGAGAGTAGTGTTTTAGTTAAAGAGTTGCAACAAGAGCTTCAGAATTAT GAAACTGAAGTAAGGGAAGCAAGAAAGCTAAGATTGAGTTATGAGAACGTTGAACTTTTGAAGGAAAAATTGTTGGAGGAGAAGAGCCGCCGGGAAAGAGTAGAATCTGAGCTGTCCAAATTACAGGATGTCCAGCTAAATATTGAAAAGTTAGAGGATCAGATATCCTCTTGGAGATTAATGATTAAAGATATTCCTGGTGTCTCATGCTTTGAGGACATACCTATTAAGTTTTCAGCTTTACAGAA AGAGATCATTGATGGCAAACAGAAGGAGGGTGAACAAACTTCCCGTGTGAAGCAATTGCAAGTGGCTCTGGATGCTACTGAAATTGGTAAACAAAGTGCTGAGTCCGAGGCTGCATTGGCCAAAGAGAAGGCAGAAGCATTAAAATCGGAGATTAAACAGATTGAGTTAATG CTTGCTGTTGTTACTGAGGAAAGAAACAAATTAAGAAATATGTCCAATTTGAAGAATGATGAAGCAGCAGATGGATCTAAGAGTATTAGCACTCTTCAGGCCCTTCAG GACCTTGAATCATCTCTTACAAAGAAAGATGACTGTATTAAAGAATTAGAAAGTGTCTTACATGAGCAGAGAGCAGTTAATAATCGTCAACATGAGGAAATCAAGTTACTTAATGAAAAGTTGCATAATGAGTTAAAAAGAATTAAGTCATTGGAGAGGGAGAGTGATCGCCTCCGTTCAGAGATTTCTTTATTAGAGGCAAAG TTGGGTCATGGTGATTTTTCTGCTGCTAATACAAAAGTTCTGCGGATGGTGAATACCCTTACTGTTGATAATGAGGCCAAACAAACCATAGAAGCACTGCAAACCGAGCTGCAAAAAactaaagagaaattgaaagcTGTTGAGGAATTGAAGGGTCAATCAG GTGACACTGGAAAGCTGGTAGATAGCTACATATCAGATAAGATAGTGCAATTAAAGGAGCAAATTGCCACACTTGAGAAGCGAGAAGAAAG ATACAAGACTGTGTTTGCAGACAGAATTTCAGTCTTCCGGAGGGCATGCTGCGAGCTTTTTGGTTACAAG ATTGTAATGGATGAACACCAGCGGCCAAATGGAATCCCAGTGACACGATTTACCTTGCAATCAATTTATGCACAAAGTGATGATGAGAAACTTGAATTTGACTATGAATCAGGGAATACTAATATTTTG GTAAACCAATACACAGCTCAGCCTGAGATATCTCGTCAG GTTGAGATATTCATTCGGAAGATGAATTCAATTCCTGCTTTCACTGCCAACCTAACGGTGGAGTCCTTCAATAGAAGAACCTTATCTTAA
- the LOC130962099 gene encoding uncharacterized protein LOC130962099: MAVCGSVIVRCCIPPSPFLRRRFDLSEKEKKPSSSSCTVATSRITALFWGFGRKTNSTQIQQQQLFTLTAPEPEGTNNNKVISVSVLSSISEVAAAEWDACAVDATAPGKFNPFVTHAFLSTLETSGSAVAQTGWTPHHVVARDESSSSRPVVAAVPLYLKSHSYGEFVFDHSWANAYYSYGSRYYPKLQCCVPFSPVTGPRILLRDTPFKSETFDILLSAMKDITAKSQISSLHVTFPTESECLQLSQKGFLPRIGMQYHWKNRNYKKFDDFLMDMKQSKRKNIRQERKKISAQNLIMKRLRGYEIKATHWDSFYNFYRNTTDNKWGTPYLTRDFFHELGSKMGDQVLLVVAEEGDELVAGALNLIGGDTLFGRLWGCHPQAYYPSLHFEACYYQAIEAAIELDLKTVEAGAQGEHKIQRGYLPVTTYSCHYLLDEEFRRAIEDFLIRETSQVKLVMKLLHDSGPFKEGI; the protein is encoded by the exons ATGGCAGTGTGCGGCAGCGTCATCGTGAGATGCTGCATTCCTCCTTCCCCATTTCTCCGCCGCAGATTCGACTTGtcggagaaggagaagaagccATCCTCATCCTCATGCACCGTTGCCACTAGTAGAATCACTGCACTCTTTTGGGGATTTGGCAGAAAAACCAACTCCACGcaaatccaacaacaacaactattCACTCTCACAGCGCCAGAGCCAGAAGGCACTAACAATAACAAAGTGATAAGTGTATCGGTTCTGTCTTCAATCTCAGAGGTTGCAGCCGCTGAATGGGACGCGTGCGCGGTGGATGCCACTGCCCCCGGCAAGTTCAATCCCTTTGTGACCCACGCCTTCCTCTCCACCTTGGAGACCTCCGGCTCCGCCGTCGCCCAAACCGGTTGGACCCCGCACCACGTTGTGGCCCGGGACGAGTCGTCCTCCTCCCGCCCCGTGGTGGCCGCCGTTCCCCTCTACCTGAAAAGCCACTCGTACGGCGAGTTCGTGTTCGATCACTCCTGGGCCAATGCATACTATTCGTACGGATCCAGGTATTACCCGAAGCTGCAATGCTGTGTCCCCTTCAGTCCCGTGACGGGGCCAAGAATCTTGCTCCGCGATACTCCCTTCAAGAGTGAAACCTTTGACATCCTCCTCTCTGCCATGAAGGATATCACTGCCAAGTCTCAGATTTCGTCCTTGCATGTTACTTTCCCCACTGAGAGTGAGTGCCTTCAACTCAGCCAAAAAGGGTTCTTGCCCAGGATTGGAATGCAGTACCACTGGAAAAACCGCAACTACAAAAA GTTTGATGACTTTTTGATGGACATGAAGCAAAGTAAAAGGAAAAATATACGCCAAGAGCGCAAAAAG ATCTCAGCCCAGAACTTGATTATGAAAAGGCTCCGGGGTTATGAAATAAAG GCAACACATTGGGAttctttctataatttctaTCGGAACACAACGGATAACAa ATGGGGTACTCCATACCTGACACGTGATTTTTTTCATGAGCTGGGGTCAAAAATGGGAGATCAGGTACTACTTGTTGTTGCTGAAGAAGGGGATGAACTAGTTGCTGGTGCCCTAAATCTTATAGGAGGTGATACTTTGTTTGGACGCCTATGGGGATGTCACCCACAAGCTTACTATCCAAGTTTGCATTTTGAAGCATGTTATTACCAG GCAATCGAAGCAGCTATTGAACTCGATCTTAAAACGGTGGAAGCTGGAGCTCAGGGTGAGCATAAGATTCAGCGAGGGTATCTTCCTGTGACAACTTATAGCTGCCATTACCTTCTTGATGAAGAATTTAGGAGAGCTATAGAAGACTTCTTAATACGTGAAACTTCTCAG GTGAAGCTTGTTATGAAGCTGCTGCATGATTCTGGTCCTTTTAAGGAAGGTATCTAA